Proteins encoded by one window of Pseudomonas coleopterorum:
- a CDS encoding glycoside hydrolase family 15 protein, with translation MAKDVCSTTQSPIEAHGIIGDMRSAALVADNGSIDFCCWPEFDSPSIFTALLDCDRAGVFELAPDLPGARRQQIYLPDSNVLQTRWIDHDAVIEITDLMPVAAVADALPRLIRRVEARNGTATIRLRCRVRHDYSRADTQAYASGEDVCFRAEGQPTLRLSATQALSIDEHSAVAVFELKEGECAEFILGGEEDPMVSAGTGQTCLEETLAFWRNWIGHSNYKGRWREMVDRSALALKLLTSRRHGGIIAAATFGLPEAPGGVRNWDYRYTWIRDASFTVYAFMRLGFTTEANDYMRWVRDRVGECTDEPARLGVVYGLDGREELPESELDHLSGHGGARPVLVGNGAHDQVQLDIYGELLDAVYLANKYGEAISHEGWKHVTHIVDKVCSSWHQKDVGIWEMRNPPEHYLHSRLMCWVAIDRALRLAEKRSLPAPFERWDKERQAIHDDIWTHFWNADAGHFVQKLGGVELDGSMLLMPLVRFVGASDPQWLSTLAAIERTLVRDGIVYRYRQDDGLPGDEGAFTACSFWYVECLARAGQVEKAHLEFEQLLRYANPLGLFAEEFDRHGHHLGNTPQGLSHLALISAASFLDRKLSGQRTQWQP, from the coding sequence ATGGCTAAAGACGTCTGCAGCACTACGCAAAGCCCCATCGAGGCCCACGGCATCATAGGCGACATGCGCAGCGCCGCACTGGTCGCCGACAACGGCAGCATCGACTTCTGCTGCTGGCCCGAATTCGACAGTCCCTCGATATTCACCGCCTTGCTCGATTGCGATCGTGCCGGGGTGTTCGAACTGGCCCCAGACCTGCCCGGTGCACGCCGGCAACAGATCTACCTGCCCGACAGCAATGTCCTGCAAACGCGCTGGATCGACCACGACGCGGTGATCGAGATCACCGACCTGATGCCGGTCGCCGCCGTTGCCGACGCCCTGCCCCGGCTGATCCGCCGGGTTGAGGCGCGCAATGGCACGGCCACCATTCGCTTGCGTTGTCGGGTTCGCCACGACTACAGCCGCGCCGATACCCAGGCCTACGCCAGCGGCGAGGACGTTTGCTTCCGCGCCGAAGGTCAGCCCACTTTGCGTCTGTCGGCGACTCAGGCCCTGAGCATCGACGAGCACAGCGCCGTTGCCGTGTTCGAACTCAAGGAAGGCGAATGCGCCGAATTCATCCTGGGTGGCGAGGAAGACCCCATGGTGAGCGCCGGCACGGGGCAGACTTGCCTGGAAGAAACCCTGGCGTTCTGGCGCAACTGGATCGGCCATTCGAACTACAAGGGCCGCTGGCGGGAAATGGTCGACCGCTCTGCCTTGGCGCTCAAGCTGCTGACGTCACGCCGGCACGGCGGAATCATTGCGGCGGCCACGTTTGGTCTGCCGGAGGCGCCGGGTGGCGTACGCAACTGGGATTACCGCTATACCTGGATCCGAGACGCGTCGTTCACCGTGTACGCATTCATGCGCCTGGGTTTCACCACCGAGGCCAACGACTATATGCGCTGGGTGCGCGATCGGGTCGGCGAATGCACCGACGAACCAGCCCGCCTGGGTGTGGTGTACGGCCTGGATGGCCGCGAGGAGCTGCCCGAATCGGAACTCGATCACCTGAGCGGACACGGTGGTGCCCGTCCAGTGCTGGTGGGCAACGGTGCCCATGATCAGGTCCAGCTCGATATCTACGGTGAGTTGCTGGACGCGGTGTACCTGGCCAACAAATACGGCGAAGCCATTTCCCATGAGGGGTGGAAACACGTCACCCACATCGTCGACAAGGTCTGCAGCAGCTGGCATCAAAAGGACGTCGGGATCTGGGAGATGCGCAACCCACCCGAGCATTACCTGCATTCCCGGCTGATGTGCTGGGTGGCCATTGATCGAGCGTTACGCTTGGCCGAGAAACGCTCCTTGCCAGCACCGTTCGAGCGCTGGGACAAGGAACGGCAGGCGATTCACGATGATATCTGGACTCATTTCTGGAACGCCGACGCCGGGCACTTCGTGCAGAAACTGGGCGGTGTCGAACTCGACGGCTCGATGCTGTTGATGCCGTTGGTGCGCTTCGTGGGTGCCAGCGACCCCCAATGGCTCAGTACGTTGGCGGCCATCGAACGTACGCTGGTGCGCGACGGCATAGTCTATCGCTACCGCCAGGACGACGGTCTGCCGGGCGATGAAGGCGCCTTCACTGCCTGTTCATTCTGGTATGTGGAGTGTCTGGCAAGAGCGGGACAGGTGGAAAAGGCGCATCTGGAGTTCGAACAGTTGCTTCGCTACGCCAACCCATTGGGGCTGTTCGCCGAAGAGTTCGACCGCCACGGTCATCATCTGGGCAATACGCCTCAGGGATTGAGCCATCTGGCATTGATCAGCGCAGCCAGTTTTCTAGACCGGAAGTTGAGTGGCCAACGTACACAATGGCAGCCGTGA
- the csrA gene encoding carbon storage regulator CsrA, whose product MLILTRKVGESIVIHDDIKITILGVKGMQVRIGIDAPKDVQVHREEIFKRIQAGSPAPEKGDGNA is encoded by the coding sequence ATGCTGATACTGACCCGTAAGGTAGGCGAAAGCATCGTCATTCATGACGACATCAAGATTACTATCCTGGGTGTAAAGGGAATGCAGGTGCGAATCGGCATCGACGCACCCAAAGATGTACAGGTACATCGAGAAGAGATCTTCAAACGTATCCAGGCAGGTAGTCCTGCGCCGGAAAAGGGAGATGGCAACGCCTGA
- a CDS encoding Gfo/Idh/MocA family protein, which yields MPDAQGKIRYAVVAGGWISQGAFMPGVDQTRNSVMTALVTGDPIKADQLAALYDLKSYSYEQFPELLASGEIDAIYLATPNFRHREFAVPALEAGIHVLLEKPMAASEEDCLAINAAAERGNAKLMIAYRLHCEPGTVEMVQRVRNGDIGEPRLFTATFTQHTKAENHRMKSGFWAGPAADMGPYPLNAVRNLFGGEPLEVHAVGAQTPGRPINTPDTVSVTLRFAEQRQATFTVSFSLPASERFQLIGTQGEFEASPCFGFGEGVAIAYRSIIDGEKQEHTFPVVDQFGGETEYFSQCILDDRQPEADGDEGWRDVRVLAAIERSLQTGEVQKLEPLPSRKGIQADQARQLPLAKIPPYVNTTEPND from the coding sequence ATGCCTGATGCTCAGGGTAAGATTCGTTACGCCGTGGTTGCCGGCGGCTGGATTTCGCAGGGTGCATTCATGCCCGGTGTGGACCAGACCCGCAACTCCGTGATGACCGCGCTGGTAACCGGCGACCCCATCAAGGCCGATCAACTGGCCGCGCTGTATGACCTCAAGAGCTACAGCTACGAGCAGTTTCCCGAACTGCTGGCGTCCGGCGAAATCGACGCGATCTACCTGGCCACGCCCAATTTTCGCCATCGCGAGTTCGCCGTCCCGGCTCTGGAAGCCGGTATCCATGTCCTGCTGGAGAAGCCCATGGCGGCCAGCGAGGAAGATTGCCTGGCGATCAATGCCGCCGCCGAACGAGGCAACGCCAAGCTGATGATCGCCTACCGCCTGCACTGCGAGCCCGGCACCGTGGAGATGGTGCAGCGGGTGCGCAACGGTGATATTGGCGAGCCCCGGTTGTTCACCGCCACCTTCACCCAGCACACCAAGGCGGAAAATCATCGAATGAAAAGCGGCTTCTGGGCCGGCCCGGCGGCCGACATGGGGCCCTACCCGCTCAATGCCGTGCGCAACCTGTTCGGCGGCGAGCCGCTGGAAGTGCACGCCGTGGGCGCACAAACACCCGGGCGTCCCATCAATACGCCCGACACCGTCAGCGTCACGCTGCGCTTTGCCGAACAGCGGCAAGCGACCTTCACCGTCAGCTTCAGCCTGCCAGCGAGCGAGCGCTTTCAGTTGATCGGTACTCAAGGTGAATTCGAGGCCTCGCCGTGCTTCGGTTTCGGCGAGGGCGTGGCCATCGCCTATCGCTCGATCATCGACGGCGAAAAGCAGGAGCATACCTTCCCGGTCGTCGACCAGTTCGGTGGCGAAACCGAGTATTTCTCCCAGTGCATCCTGGACGATCGCCAACCTGAAGCGGACGGCGACGAAGGCTGGCGCGACGTGCGGGTGCTGGCAGCCATCGAGCGCTCGCTGCAGACCGGCGAGGTGCAGAAGCTGGAACCGCTGCCGTCGCGCAAGGGGATACAAGCCGATCAGGCCCGCCAGCTGCCGCTGGCCAAGATCCCGCCCTACGTCAACACGACGGAACCCAACGACTGA
- a CDS encoding ATP-binding protein, whose amino-acid sequence MTSSQTSVLLAAALEQCAREPIRTPGSIQPQGFMMVLDAAAERVLQVSDNVRHWLQLEPAHVLECAVATLFEQGSNLSARLAAWPGEERQPFHFADVRFAQGGHPRAMAMMVHRADGVIIAEFEPAVDEAHAYGALYPLVRTFISQLHNAADIIELCQRSVVEVKRVTGFGRVKAYSFDAAGNGTVLAEVRDDNYPSYLGLCFPASDIPAQARELYCSNRIRVIEDANYQASPLVPAHNPVTGAPLDLSLAALRSVSPVHLQYMRNMQTMASMSISIVVDGQLWGLISCHHDQPHAVGFQTRTACELLGSVLSLQIETKTAHAQNERMLELRRHIVQLLSAMADSDSVRAGLMALPDTFLGFTHASGAAIIAEARCELLGDTPPQAMVDALALWLAERGGQEIFHSDNVGRDVPELPELARYCGGVLAVAISEIHSHYLIWFKPEQARTVTWAGRAEKSLDSSGVLNPRASFESWRQEVSGFSSPWDALEIEGVHELRTAVLGIVLRKAEELAQLAGELKKSNKELEAFSYSVSHDLRAPLRHIAGYAELLTDFEGPKLSERGLRFLEHIGESARFAGTLVDNLLSFSQMGRSALRFTDVDLNALVESIRQEMRPDYEGRDLQWHVGPLPRLVADAAFVHLALRNLLSNAIKYSRTREHAVIEVAAYQQDAETIIFVRDNGVGFDMAYSGKLFGVFQRLHRMEEFEGTGIGLASVRRIIERHDGRVWAEGALDQGATFYMALPRRAHSASTNQPR is encoded by the coding sequence GTGACATCCAGCCAGACTTCGGTGCTGCTCGCCGCTGCCCTCGAGCAATGCGCGCGCGAACCCATCCGCACCCCCGGCAGCATTCAGCCGCAGGGCTTCATGATGGTGCTCGATGCCGCCGCCGAGCGCGTGCTGCAGGTCAGCGACAACGTGCGTCACTGGCTGCAGCTCGAGCCTGCGCACGTGCTCGAATGCGCCGTGGCAACCCTCTTCGAGCAGGGCAGTAATCTTTCGGCGCGTCTGGCCGCCTGGCCCGGGGAGGAGCGGCAGCCGTTCCATTTCGCCGATGTGCGCTTCGCGCAAGGCGGCCACCCGCGCGCCATGGCGATGATGGTGCACCGTGCCGACGGCGTCATCATCGCCGAGTTCGAGCCCGCCGTCGATGAGGCCCATGCCTACGGCGCCCTGTATCCGCTGGTGCGGACCTTCATCAGCCAGTTGCACAATGCGGCAGACATCATCGAGCTGTGCCAGCGCTCGGTGGTCGAGGTCAAGCGCGTAACCGGCTTCGGCCGTGTCAAGGCCTACAGCTTCGATGCGGCCGGTAACGGCACGGTGCTGGCCGAAGTGCGCGATGACAACTATCCCAGCTACTTGGGTCTGTGCTTCCCGGCCTCCGACATTCCCGCACAGGCTCGGGAGTTGTATTGCAGCAACCGCATCCGGGTGATCGAAGATGCGAACTACCAGGCCTCGCCACTGGTGCCGGCCCACAACCCCGTCACCGGCGCGCCGCTGGACCTGAGCCTTGCGGCCTTGCGCAGTGTGTCGCCGGTACACCTGCAATACATGCGCAACATGCAGACCATGGCGTCGATGTCGATCTCGATCGTGGTCGACGGTCAACTCTGGGGTCTGATCTCCTGTCACCACGACCAGCCCCATGCGGTGGGCTTCCAGACCCGCACGGCCTGTGAGCTGTTGGGCAGCGTACTGTCGCTGCAGATCGAGACCAAGACCGCCCACGCGCAGAACGAGCGCATGCTCGAACTGCGCCGACACATCGTCCAGCTGCTCTCGGCCATGGCCGATAGCGACAGCGTGCGTGCCGGCCTCATGGCATTGCCTGACACCTTTCTGGGCTTTACCCACGCCAGTGGCGCGGCGATCATCGCCGAGGCGCGCTGCGAGTTACTGGGCGATACGCCACCCCAAGCGATGGTCGATGCCTTGGCCTTGTGGTTGGCCGAGCGCGGCGGACAGGAAATCTTCCATAGCGACAACGTCGGCCGCGACGTGCCCGAGTTGCCCGAATTGGCGCGGTACTGCGGCGGTGTCCTGGCCGTAGCCATTTCCGAAATCCATTCGCACTACCTGATCTGGTTCAAACCCGAGCAAGCCCGTACCGTCACTTGGGCGGGCCGTGCGGAAAAGAGTCTGGACAGTTCCGGGGTGCTCAACCCGCGTGCCAGTTTCGAGAGCTGGCGCCAGGAAGTCAGTGGCTTCTCCAGCCCCTGGGATGCGCTTGAAATCGAAGGCGTGCACGAGCTGCGCACTGCCGTGCTGGGCATTGTGCTGCGCAAGGCCGAGGAACTGGCGCAACTGGCGGGGGAACTGAAGAAGTCCAACAAGGAGCTCGAAGCGTTCTCCTACAGCGTTTCCCACGACCTGCGTGCACCGCTGCGGCACATCGCCGGCTATGCCGAACTGCTCACCGACTTCGAAGGGCCCAAGCTGTCCGAACGGGGCTTGCGCTTCCTGGAGCACATCGGCGAATCGGCACGGTTCGCTGGGACCTTGGTCGACAACTTGCTCAGCTTTTCCCAGATGGGACGTTCGGCCCTGCGCTTCACCGACGTCGACCTGAATGCGCTGGTCGAATCGATCCGCCAGGAGATGCGACCCGACTACGAAGGTCGCGATCTGCAATGGCACGTCGGACCATTGCCGCGCCTGGTGGCCGATGCCGCCTTCGTGCACCTGGCCTTGCGCAACCTGTTGTCCAATGCCATCAAGTACAGCCGCACCCGCGAACACGCCGTGATCGAAGTGGCTGCCTACCAGCAGGACGCCGAGACGATCATTTTCGTACGCGACAACGGTGTCGGCTTCGACATGGCCTACAGCGGCAAGCTGTTCGGGGTGTTCCAGCGCCTGCACCGCATGGAGGAGTTCGAAGGCACCGGCATCGGCCTGGCGAGCGTGCGCCGCATCATCGAACGACACGACGGCCGAGTCTGGGCCGAAGGCGCCCTGGATCAGGGTGCAACTTTCTACATGGCGTTGCCGAGACGCGCACATTCCGCCAGCACGAATCAACCGAGGTAA
- a CDS encoding glucose 1-dehydrogenase, with translation MQISLDKQVALVTGASSGLGAAAAKALAAAGASVVVNYNSHAEPAEKLVAQIREAGGKAIAVGADVSKEDDVERLFATTIDTYGALDILVANSGLQRDAATVDMTLADWNKVIEVNLTGQFLCARAALRQFQQQGPRSWLSRAAGKIIHMSSVHQLIPWAGHVNYAASKGGIDLLMRSIAQEVGEQRIRVNAIAPGAIRTAINEENTQGDAEKKLLELIPYGRVGEVDDVANAVVWLASDLSDYIHGTTLFIDGGMSLYPGFRNNG, from the coding sequence ATGCAGATTTCATTGGATAAACAGGTCGCCTTGGTCACCGGCGCCAGCTCTGGTCTGGGTGCCGCCGCCGCGAAGGCATTGGCCGCCGCCGGTGCCAGCGTGGTCGTGAACTACAACTCCCACGCAGAGCCTGCCGAAAAACTCGTTGCGCAGATCCGCGAAGCGGGTGGCAAGGCCATTGCGGTAGGTGCGGACGTGTCGAAGGAAGACGACGTCGAACGCCTGTTCGCCACGACGATCGACACCTATGGCGCTCTGGACATCCTGGTTGCCAACTCCGGGCTGCAACGCGATGCCGCCACGGTCGACATGACCCTGGCCGACTGGAACAAGGTGATCGAAGTCAACCTGACCGGCCAGTTCCTCTGTGCCCGCGCCGCCTTGCGTCAATTCCAGCAGCAAGGGCCACGCTCCTGGCTGTCGCGCGCGGCTGGCAAGATCATCCACATGAGTTCGGTACACCAGCTCATTCCGTGGGCAGGCCACGTCAACTATGCCGCGTCCAAAGGCGGTATCGACCTGCTGATGCGCAGCATTGCCCAGGAAGTGGGCGAACAGCGCATTCGCGTGAATGCCATCGCACCCGGTGCCATCCGCACGGCGATCAACGAGGAGAACACCCAGGGCGATGCCGAAAAGAAACTGCTGGAGTTGATTCCCTACGGCCGCGTCGGCGAAGTGGACGACGTTGCCAACGCAGTGGTCTGGCTGGCGTCCGATCTGAGTGACTACATACATGGCACCACGTTGTTCATCGACGGCGGCATGAGCCTGTATCCGGGGTTCCGAAACAATGGCTAA
- a CDS encoding response regulator → MLKPILLVEDNPKDLELTLVALERSQLANEVIVMRDGAEALDYLLRRGTHSTRDEGNPAVLLLDLKLPKIDGLEVLKVIRETNELRSIPTVMLTSSKEEPDLERAYSLGVNAYVVKPVEFKEFVSAISDLGIFWAVLNEPPPGSSRIIRRPGS, encoded by the coding sequence ATGCTCAAACCCATTCTTCTGGTCGAGGACAATCCCAAAGACCTGGAGCTGACCCTTGTGGCGCTGGAGCGCAGCCAGTTGGCCAATGAAGTGATCGTCATGCGCGACGGCGCCGAAGCGTTGGATTATCTGCTGCGTCGCGGCACCCATTCGACCCGTGACGAGGGTAATCCGGCGGTCTTGCTGTTGGACTTGAAGCTGCCGAAGATCGATGGTCTGGAGGTGCTCAAGGTCATCCGCGAGACCAACGAGTTGCGCAGTATTCCTACGGTCATGTTGACCTCGTCCAAGGAAGAGCCGGATCTGGAGCGCGCTTATTCACTGGGAGTGAACGCCTATGTGGTCAAACCGGTCGAATTCAAGGAGTTCGTCTCGGCCATATCCGATCTGGGCATTTTCTGGGCGGTCTTGAACGAGCCTCCGCCTGGTTCGTCGAGAATCATTCGTCGCCCTGGCTCCTGA
- a CDS encoding FAD/NAD(P)-binding protein, with amino-acid sequence MTNVVSRFADVVIIGGGLSGTLLAVQLLRQPRGQRIVIIEPRPELGRGEAYSATELGHTLNGNAARMSVDPDNADDLTQWLTQFIDNGGWPESAEQALPVAELFPPRGIFGLYAQQRLAEARALGLRFGSTAEHVRAEVVDVQTHNEQVRVTLDEAQVWCAPRAVLATGMFPAARTAVKAPGGLNAAAVDPWDVQTMRTLDPQARVLIIGSGLTMVDAVVSLDRAGHRGPITVISRHGLWPHVRRQPPAWPDFLTAASDLRSPRQLMAEVRSQCRQALQQGVDWQAPLDTVRVHIARLWSQASERQKRQFVRHVRPWWESHHHRSPPPSDALLQKAIAEGRLTLQAACYLSAEGTTLTIRRRGESAPVQLHGDVLINSSGIEYDWRRVDKPLPRQLLARGLVKPGPLALGLLADDEGALLDSDGIASRRLFAMGPPLRGMWWESTAVTDVAAQAKRLAATLLKPD; translated from the coding sequence ATGACCAACGTTGTATCCCGGTTCGCCGACGTAGTGATCATCGGAGGCGGCTTGAGCGGCACCCTGCTGGCCGTGCAGTTGCTCAGGCAGCCGCGCGGGCAGCGCATTGTCATCATCGAACCACGTCCCGAGTTGGGACGTGGCGAGGCCTACAGCGCTACCGAGCTGGGTCACACCTTGAACGGCAACGCCGCGCGCATGAGTGTCGACCCGGACAATGCCGACGACCTGACCCAGTGGCTCACCCAGTTCATCGACAACGGCGGTTGGCCCGAATCGGCCGAGCAGGCGCTGCCGGTCGCCGAATTGTTTCCACCGCGCGGCATCTTCGGCCTCTATGCCCAGCAACGCCTGGCCGAGGCTCGCGCCCTGGGCCTTCGCTTCGGCTCCACGGCGGAGCACGTGCGCGCGGAGGTGGTCGACGTCCAGACCCACAACGAGCAGGTCCGGGTGACGCTGGATGAGGCGCAAGTGTGGTGCGCACCCCGCGCGGTGCTCGCCACCGGCATGTTTCCCGCCGCACGCACCGCCGTGAAGGCGCCCGGCGGACTGAACGCCGCCGCGGTCGATCCGTGGGACGTGCAAACCATGCGAACGCTGGATCCGCAGGCGCGGGTGCTGATCATCGGTTCGGGGCTGACCATGGTCGATGCGGTGGTCTCCCTCGACCGCGCCGGTCACCGCGGACCGATCACGGTGATCTCGCGGCACGGCTTGTGGCCTCATGTGCGTCGTCAGCCGCCGGCCTGGCCAGACTTTCTGACGGCAGCCAGCGACCTGAGAAGCCCGCGCCAGCTCATGGCCGAGGTGCGCAGCCAATGCCGCCAGGCCTTGCAGCAGGGGGTTGATTGGCAAGCGCCGCTGGACACCGTGAGGGTGCACATCGCACGGCTCTGGAGCCAGGCCAGCGAGCGGCAGAAACGGCAGTTCGTACGTCATGTACGGCCCTGGTGGGAAAGCCATCACCATCGCTCGCCACCGCCGAGCGATGCGCTGCTGCAGAAGGCCATCGCCGAAGGGCGACTTACCCTGCAGGCAGCCTGCTACCTGAGCGCCGAAGGCACGACCTTGACCATCCGCCGCAGGGGTGAGTCGGCGCCTGTGCAGCTGCACGGTGACGTACTGATCAATTCCAGTGGTATCGAATACGACTGGCGTCGCGTCGATAAACCGTTGCCGCGCCAGCTGTTGGCGCGTGGTCTGGTCAAGCCCGGGCCGCTCGCATTGGGCCTGCTGGCTGACGATGAGGGGGCCTTGCTGGACAGCGACGGGATTGCCAGCCGGCGTCTGTTCGCCATGGGGCCGCCGCTGCGTGGGATGTGGTGGGAGAGTACTGCGGTGACGGATGTGGCGGCTCAAGCCAAACGGCTGGCCGCCACCTTGCTGAAGCCCGACTGA
- a CDS encoding hybrid sensor histidine kinase/response regulator, translated as MSPKPLQLLFVEDSTHDAELALLNLERAGLSVEPTLVFNHQAVEQALANGTFDLILCDYMLPGSSGPQVLQAAQRLAPMTPFIFLSGVYGEEHAVEMMRQGAIDYVLKQNLSLLPRAIQRAMDEVHERRRRRSAERSLQHAEVRAHIATNAARMGIWDYAPLTDTLLWDERCRELYELRPDTEVNIQLFLDHCHPDDLPVVQERMAAALTVDDQHRFHIEYRVLLDSGTLRWISSHGQAFFEDGVCARFTGVIQDVTEQKQATQALQQLNEMLGERVVKRTRERDRTWELSRELLGVMRFDMSPVSLNPAWESTLGWTREQLGNMQLWEIIHPDDLAATRRETENIANGNVSTRFVNRMRHADGDYRWLSWTIVPDEGLMYAAVRDITGEREVLDELAGANHQLREQIDERQRIEATLHQLQRLEAVGQLTAGVAHDFNNLLTVILASTTFIARDFEKGKTERIQGRLQNIKEAGKRGAKLTGQLLAFSRRQRLEPVAVNLNGTVEGMIELLQRTLGGSIWIETDTAPDLWNALVDPTQTEMIILNLAINSRDAMPGGGTLRLSTANETVSMPAQRPEDPEPGNYVVLSIQDSGTGMSQQVLAKAFEPFFTTKEVGKGSGLGLAQVFGFAKQSGGGVAIMTSPGYGTTVKVYLPGVPDQLLTHEDEAVDVAAAQEGGERQTILLVDDDHDVREVTATMLHGLGYSVVEADSAEQALNKLDPNVDLVLTDFAMPGTNGGELAHMIRRRHPRLPIVFITGYAELEGLDSEHYPLVQKPFREQDLASKLRAAFGG; from the coding sequence ATGTCGCCCAAGCCCTTGCAATTGCTGTTTGTGGAAGACAGCACTCACGACGCCGAGCTGGCGCTGCTGAACCTTGAGCGCGCCGGTCTGTCCGTCGAGCCTACCCTGGTGTTCAATCATCAGGCCGTCGAGCAGGCGCTGGCCAATGGCACGTTCGACCTGATCCTGTGCGATTACATGTTGCCGGGCTCTTCCGGACCACAGGTATTGCAGGCAGCGCAGCGGCTGGCGCCGATGACACCCTTCATCTTTTTGTCCGGCGTCTATGGCGAAGAGCATGCGGTCGAGATGATGCGCCAGGGCGCCATCGACTACGTGCTCAAGCAGAACCTGAGTCTGTTGCCTCGGGCTATCCAGCGGGCGATGGACGAAGTCCACGAGCGTCGTCGTCGACGCAGTGCGGAGCGCTCGCTGCAGCACGCTGAAGTCCGCGCACACATTGCCACCAACGCCGCGCGCATGGGCATTTGGGATTACGCGCCGCTCACCGACACGCTGCTGTGGGACGAGCGCTGCCGGGAGCTGTACGAACTGCGTCCCGATACCGAAGTGAACATCCAGCTGTTCCTCGACCACTGCCACCCCGATGATCTGCCAGTGGTACAGGAGCGCATGGCGGCAGCGCTGACTGTGGATGACCAGCATCGGTTTCACATCGAATACCGCGTACTGCTGGACAGCGGCACCCTGCGCTGGATCTCCAGCCATGGCCAGGCTTTCTTCGAAGACGGCGTGTGCGCACGTTTCACCGGCGTCATCCAGGACGTCACCGAGCAGAAGCAGGCGACACAGGCCCTGCAACAGCTCAACGAGATGCTCGGTGAGCGCGTGGTCAAGCGCACTCGCGAACGCGACCGTACATGGGAGCTGTCCCGCGAGCTGCTGGGTGTGATGCGTTTCGACATGTCACCCGTTTCGCTCAACCCCGCCTGGGAATCGACCTTGGGCTGGACTCGCGAACAGCTGGGCAACATGCAGCTGTGGGAAATCATTCATCCCGACGATCTCGCCGCCACGCGTCGCGAAACCGAGAACATCGCCAATGGCAATGTCTCGACACGTTTCGTCAATCGCATGCGCCATGCCGACGGCGACTACCGCTGGTTGTCCTGGACCATCGTTCCCGATGAGGGCCTCATGTATGCGGCCGTTCGCGACATCACCGGCGAACGGGAAGTACTGGATGAGTTGGCCGGGGCCAACCATCAATTGCGCGAGCAGATCGATGAACGTCAGCGCATCGAGGCCACTTTGCATCAGTTGCAGCGCCTGGAAGCGGTCGGCCAATTGACGGCAGGCGTAGCGCACGACTTCAACAACCTGTTGACGGTCATCCTGGCCAGCACCACCTTCATTGCTCGAGATTTCGAAAAGGGCAAGACCGAACGCATCCAGGGCCGTTTGCAGAACATCAAGGAAGCCGGTAAGCGTGGCGCCAAGCTGACCGGGCAGCTGTTGGCGTTCTCCCGTCGTCAGCGCCTGGAGCCGGTTGCGGTGAACCTCAATGGTACCGTGGAAGGCATGATCGAGCTGTTGCAGCGCACCTTGGGTGGCAGTATCTGGATCGAGACCGACACCGCGCCCGACCTCTGGAATGCTTTGGTCGACCCGACCCAGACCGAGATGATCATTCTCAACCTGGCGATCAACTCGCGCGATGCGATGCCTGGCGGCGGCACGCTGCGCCTGTCCACGGCCAATGAAACCGTCAGCATGCCCGCCCAGCGTCCGGAAGATCCTGAACCTGGCAACTATGTCGTGCTGTCGATCCAGGACTCGGGAACCGGCATGAGCCAACAGGTACTGGCCAAGGCCTTCGAACCGTTCTTCACCACCAAGGAAGTGGGCAAGGGTTCCGGCCTGGGCCTGGCCCAGGTGTTCGGGTTCGCCAAGCAGTCGGGCGGGGGCGTGGCGATCATGACATCGCCGGGCTATGGCACCACGGTCAAGGTGTACCTGCCAGGGGTTCCGGATCAGCTGCTGACCCACGAAGACGAGGCGGTCGACGTCGCCGCGGCTCAGGAGGGCGGCGAACGCCAGACCATCCTTCTGGTAGACGACGACCATGACGTGCGCGAAGTGACCGCCACCATGCTGCACGGTCTGGGTTACAGCGTGGTCGAGGCGGACAGTGCCGAGCAGGCGTTGAACAAGCTTGACCCTAATGTTGATCTGGTGCTGACCGATTTCGCGATGCCCGGAACCAACGGCGGAGAACTGGCACACATGATCCGTCGACGGCATCCCCGGTTACCGATCGTTTTCATTACCGGATACGCCGAGTTGGAGGGGCTGGATTCCGAGCACTATCCACTCGTGCAGAAGCCGTTCCGCGAGCAGGATCTGGCCAGCAAATTGCGTGCTGCGTTCGGCGGCTAG
- the csrA gene encoding carbon storage regulator CsrA has protein sequence MLILTRNTDESLVIGDDIFITIIDIKGGQVRLGIDAPRHVAVHRQEIHERIQAGVPMVPKTEPKTAGR, from the coding sequence ATGCTGATATTGACGCGCAACACCGACGAAAGCCTTGTGATCGGCGACGATATCTTCATTACCATCATCGACATCAAGGGCGGACAGGTCCGTCTGGGCATCGATGCACCTCGCCATGTTGCCGTGCATCGTCAGGAAATCCACGAGCGGATTCAAGCTGGCGTGCCCATGGTACCCAAGACCGAACCCAAGACCGCAGGTCGCTAG